Proteins co-encoded in one Thermoplasmata archaeon genomic window:
- a CDS encoding PaaI family thioesterase produces the protein HCYGCGRLNDHGLHLRTAWEGDETVTRYTPEAWHVAIPGYVNGGLLASLLDCHGTGTAAAAAYRAEGREPGTQPLHRFVTASLKVNYVKPTPLGAELQVRGRASSIQGRKVVVEARILARGEATVTGEIVTVEMPERMRPTKVT, from the coding sequence CACTGCTACGGCTGCGGGCGCCTGAACGACCACGGCCTCCACCTGCGGACCGCGTGGGAAGGGGACGAGACGGTCACCCGGTACACGCCGGAGGCATGGCATGTCGCGATCCCCGGCTACGTGAACGGCGGCCTCCTGGCATCCCTGCTGGACTGCCATGGCACCGGCACCGCCGCCGCGGCGGCGTACCGTGCGGAGGGTCGGGAGCCGGGAACCCAACCCTTGCACCGGTTCGTCACCGCCTCCTTGAAGGTCAACTACGTCAAGCCCACGCCGCTCGGCGCGGAGCTCCAGGTCCGCGGGCGTGCGTCGTCCATCCAGGGACGCAAGGTCGTCGTGGAGGCGAGGATCCTCGCCCGCGGCGAGGCGACGGTCACGGGCGAAATCGTCACGGTGGAAATGCCCGAGCGCATGCGACCCACGAAGGTAACCTGA